Genomic window (Candidatus Angelobacter sp.):
CTGGAGAGAAAGAGAACTGCTGTGAGGTCAATCTTTTCAAGCCTCGGACCGGCGTCTGGATTTCGCTCACGGAGCGATTGGCAGTTCCGACCTGATGAAAACCGCCTCCGAGCTGTCCAGTTATTGGGGCGGTGGCCGCGCCGGCATTCTTAATTTTGCTCCGGCCCAACATTGCAACGATGCGACAATCGTTGGACGCGAGCGATACATACGGGCCCGATTTTGCCGGCGGGGCTGCGAACCAAGAACGGCGCGGGGAAAATGGAAGGACTGTGTTCAGATTTCGCGGCGCACAATTACGGACTGATTCACCGCGTGAACACGACAGTGCTTGATTAACGTGAATCAGGTGGTGCTTCGGATCATTTTCCTGCTGCGCTTCTTTCGTCTAATCGGCCGTGACGCGCCGACAGGCCCGTTTCGGAGGGACCGCGTTTTGGCACACGCAGCACGAAAATCGACACGCGGACGCGCGATCATTTGTGCACGGAGAAATAGGTTTCGCGATTGGAGAAATTATTTCGGCGGCAAACACGCAGAAAATCCATCTTAAAAGATTCGCCGTTCTCATGCCCGCAAGCATCGAGAAGGTGCGAAGGGATCTGCAAGGAATCGCGGTGGCATCGTTGCTGCTAACCTTTGGTTGAAACCGGAGCGTCACGCTTCGGTTGAGTAATTTGTCTCTCGTAATGAAATTAAAGTTGTGCGCGTTCTGGTCGGTCTTGACGTTTGTTTCCGCAACGGCAATCAACGTGTCAGGAGAAGAAACCCAGCCCTATGCCGTTCCGGGCAGGTTTATCGTGGTCCTCAAGCACGGTCACTCGCCTTCCGAGGTCGCGAACAAGCACGGTCTGACGACGCACCATGTGTTCTCCCATGCGCTCAATGGGTTTGCCGCGGACGTCCCGGAGGAGCGGCTGGATTCGCTCCGGCGAGATCCGCAGGTCGAATACGTTGAGTCCGATTTGCAGATGTTTATCGCCGCGCAAACCGTTCCCACCGGAATCCGGCGGATCGGGACCCTGCTTTCTTCGATGGCGAAAATCGACGGGCTTGATGAGCGGGTTGATGTTGATATCGCGATTCTGGATACAGGCGTCGCGCCTCATCCCGACCTGAACATCTTCACCAATGTCAGTTTCGTCGCCGGTCAAACCACCGACGGCAACGGCCACGGAACGCATGTCGCCGGCATTGCCGCCGCGCTGGATAACGCGAGTGGTGTTGTCGGCGTGGCGCCGGGGGCGAGGCTTTGGGCGATCAAAGTTTTGGACGACGCCGGTTCTGGCACCACGTCGCAGATCATCGAGGGCGTGGACTTCATCACGCAGAATGCAGGTCGCATTGAAGTCGCCAACATGAGTCTGAGCGGCATTGGCTACAGTTCTTCGTTGCGCCAGGCCATCAGCAACAGCGTCAGCAAGGGCGTGGTGTTTGTCGTCGCCGCAGGTAACGACAGCCGGGACATCTATGGACCGGATGGTGTTCCTGACACGTCCGACGACTCGATCCCTGCGGCTTATCCCGAAGTCATGGCGGTGAGCGCATTGTCGGATCTGGATGGAGTCGCCAGCGCTGACGACAGACTTGCCGATTTTTCCAATTACAGTCGCTATGCGGTGCCGGGTGGCCTGGTCAATTCGCCCGGGGCCGCGATTGATCTGGCCGCGCCAGGCGTGAACATTTACTCGACCTATCTTGGCGGCGGTTACGCGACCATGAGCGGCACGAGCATGTCTGCGCCGCACGTTGCTGGGGCGGTTGCGCTTTATGTGGCAGCGCATGGACGCGTCACGAATTCGGCCGGAGTTTATGCCGTT
Coding sequences:
- a CDS encoding S8 family serine peptidase, with amino-acid sequence MKLKLCAFWSVLTFVSATAINVSGEETQPYAVPGRFIVVLKHGHSPSEVANKHGLTTHHVFSHALNGFAADVPEERLDSLRRDPQVEYVESDLQMFIAAQTVPTGIRRIGTLLSSMAKIDGLDERVDVDIAILDTGVAPHPDLNIFTNVSFVAGQTTDGNGHGTHVAGIAAALDNASGVVGVAPGARLWAIKVLDDAGSGTTSQIIEGVDFITQNAGRIEVANMSLSGIGYSSSLRQAISNSVSKGVVFVVAAGNDSRDIYGPDGVPDTSDDSIPAAYPEVMAVSALSDLDGVASADDRLADFSNYSRYAVPGGLVNSPGAAIDLAAPGVNIYSTYLGGGYATMSGTSMSAPHVAGAVALYVAAHGRVTNSAGVYAVRQALIDLAQPQSAWGSANTLDPDLNHEGLVYVANIASPVNNSPVVVINAPVSGSSFAYNSTITFTGSANDAEDGNLGSALTWTSSINGLIGTGASFSRVLSPGTHTITASVTDSGGKTASSAVSITVLSPPLQTLYVSVVTDKSSYVNRNKVYITVTVAAGTNRAAGAAVHLDLTTADGGHVSSDTTSDANGIARFQYTINTKRDGVGTYSARVTASKAGYNPGSATTSFIATR